One genomic segment of Mycolicibacterium gilvum includes these proteins:
- a CDS encoding NAD(P)-dependent oxidoreductase, with product MRVGFIGLGSQGGPMARRIAEGGFETTLWARRQASLEPYSDTPAKTASTPAELGAASDLVCLCVVGDDDVREVLYGEQGVLAGLAEGGIIAIHSTVHPQTCQEIAEKAAAQGVSVIDAPVSGGGPAVEQGTLLVMVGGDEEVAERCRPVFATYADPIVHLGPLGSGQNTKILNNLLFSANLGSAVSTLELGESLGIPRAKLVEVLSKGSATSKAVGSISMFGGTLDGLAPIAGGLLQKDVRHAASLAAAAKAPEGAVFTAADAALEAMDYRR from the coding sequence ATGCGGGTTGGATTCATCGGGCTGGGAAGCCAAGGCGGGCCGATGGCCCGGCGCATCGCCGAGGGCGGGTTCGAGACCACCTTGTGGGCGCGCAGGCAGGCCAGCCTTGAGCCGTACTCCGACACCCCGGCCAAGACGGCGTCGACACCCGCCGAACTCGGTGCGGCCAGCGATCTGGTCTGCCTGTGTGTGGTCGGCGACGACGATGTCCGGGAGGTGCTCTACGGAGAGCAGGGGGTGCTGGCCGGACTCGCCGAGGGCGGCATCATCGCGATCCACAGCACGGTGCACCCGCAGACCTGCCAGGAGATCGCGGAAAAGGCGGCCGCGCAGGGTGTTTCCGTCATCGATGCCCCGGTCAGCGGCGGCGGCCCCGCGGTGGAGCAGGGCACGCTGCTGGTGATGGTGGGCGGTGACGAAGAGGTCGCGGAGCGCTGCCGGCCGGTGTTCGCGACCTACGCCGACCCGATCGTGCACCTCGGTCCGCTCGGCAGCGGCCAGAACACCAAGATCCTGAACAACCTGTTGTTCAGCGCCAACCTCGGTAGTGCGGTGAGCACGTTGGAGCTGGGCGAGTCACTCGGCATTCCGCGCGCCAAACTCGTCGAGGTGCTCAGCAAGGGCTCGGCGACCAGCAAGGCCGTCGGCAGCATCTCGATGTTCGGTGGGACGCTGGACGGACTGGCGCCCATCGCCGGGGGCCTGTTGCAGAAGGACGTCCGGCATGCGGCGAGCCTCGCGGCTGCAGCGAAGGCGCCCGAGGGGGCGGTGTTCACGGCGGCGGATGCGGCGCTGGAAGCGATGGATTACCGGCGATGA
- a CDS encoding alpha/beta fold hydrolase → MPNKKIEINGGTVVYEILGKEGEFIVLTPGGRFSKDIPGLKPLAKKLVEGGYRVLLWDRPNCGKSDVQFYGQSESHMRAETLQQLITKLDIGPVILLGGSGGARDSMLTTMLYPELVRKLVVWNIVGGVYGSFVLGSYYIVPSILAVRGAGMKAVSQIAEWQERIAENPDNEQRILDQDPEAFLKLMLRWLNAFVPKPGQTIPGVEDEMFDNITVPTLIIRGGANDLDHPKRTSLEVSCLIKGSKVIDPPWPEDAWERAGEARASGKVKRFNMFDTWVQAAPAILDFLKKSK, encoded by the coding sequence TTGCCCAACAAGAAGATCGAGATCAACGGCGGCACCGTCGTCTACGAAATCCTCGGCAAAGAAGGCGAGTTCATCGTCCTGACCCCGGGCGGCCGGTTCAGCAAGGACATCCCGGGGCTCAAGCCGCTGGCGAAGAAGCTGGTGGAGGGCGGCTACCGGGTGCTGCTGTGGGACCGGCCGAACTGCGGGAAATCCGACGTGCAGTTCTACGGCCAGAGCGAATCCCATATGCGCGCCGAGACACTGCAGCAGCTGATCACCAAGCTCGACATCGGCCCCGTCATCCTGCTCGGCGGCTCCGGCGGCGCCCGCGATTCGATGCTCACGACCATGCTGTATCCGGAGTTGGTCCGAAAGCTGGTGGTGTGGAACATCGTCGGCGGCGTCTACGGGTCATTCGTGCTGGGCTCCTATTACATCGTGCCGAGCATCCTGGCCGTCCGCGGCGCCGGGATGAAGGCGGTGTCGCAGATCGCCGAATGGCAGGAGCGCATCGCCGAGAACCCGGACAACGAGCAGCGGATTCTCGACCAGGATCCCGAGGCGTTCCTGAAGTTGATGTTGCGCTGGCTCAACGCGTTCGTCCCCAAGCCGGGACAGACCATTCCCGGTGTCGAGGACGAGATGTTCGACAACATCACGGTGCCGACCCTGATCATCCGCGGCGGTGCGAACGACCTGGATCACCCCAAACGGACCTCGTTGGAGGTCAGTTGCCTCATCAAGGGCTCCAAGGTGATCGACCCGCCGTGGCCGGAGGACGCCTGGGAGCGTGCCGGCGAGGCGCGCGCCTCGGGGAAGGTCAAGCGGTTCAACATGTTCGACACCTGGGTGCAGGCCGCCCCGGCGATTCTGGACTTTCTGAAGAAGTCGAAATGA
- a CDS encoding NAD(P)-dependent oxidoreductase, giving the protein MSVVGFVGAGRMGAPMVERLVQTGHEVRVLGRTAEKRSSIADLGATAVSTPAEVSGGADVVIVCVFTDDQVAQLCLAGDLVASMQAGAALILHTTGSPRTAQSIAEKFPDVDVVDAPVSGGPHDIAAGSVTLFAGGAQDVLGRVRPVLGAYGDPILHVGDTGAGQLVKLVNNTMFAAQIGLVAEGARLGARFGVDESALLNALTHGSAQSRALSMIASAGSADAFISRVGEFIGKDVAVVRRTVADLGGTLGDLEPLVSAVTR; this is encoded by the coding sequence ATGAGCGTTGTCGGCTTCGTCGGGGCGGGGCGCATGGGCGCACCCATGGTGGAGCGTCTCGTCCAGACCGGCCACGAGGTCCGCGTGCTGGGCAGGACGGCCGAGAAGCGGTCCTCGATCGCGGACCTCGGCGCCACCGCGGTGTCGACACCGGCCGAGGTCTCCGGAGGCGCCGATGTGGTCATCGTGTGCGTATTCACCGACGATCAGGTCGCGCAGCTGTGTCTGGCCGGCGACCTGGTCGCCTCCATGCAGGCCGGCGCCGCGCTGATCCTGCACACCACCGGGAGCCCGAGAACCGCGCAGTCCATCGCGGAGAAGTTCCCGGATGTCGACGTGGTCGACGCGCCGGTCAGCGGAGGTCCGCACGACATCGCCGCGGGCAGTGTCACGTTGTTCGCCGGCGGAGCGCAGGACGTGCTGGGGCGGGTCCGGCCCGTACTCGGCGCCTACGGTGATCCGATCCTGCACGTCGGGGACACCGGCGCGGGCCAGCTGGTGAAGCTCGTCAACAACACGATGTTCGCCGCGCAGATCGGTCTGGTCGCCGAAGGAGCACGGCTGGGTGCCCGGTTCGGTGTCGACGAGAGTGCGCTGCTGAACGCGCTGACGCACGGCAGCGCCCAGAGCCGGGCGCTGTCCATGATCGCGTCTGCCGGTTCGGCGGACGCATTCATCTCCCGGGTGGGTGAATTCATCGGCAAGGACGTGGCGGTCGTCCGGCGTACGGTGGCCGACCTCGGCGGCACGCTCGGCGATCTCGAGCCGCTGGTGAGTGCGGTGACACGATGA
- a CDS encoding amidohydrolase family protein — protein sequence MVRVPVIDASVHIFCQSNKDLRKTFLREPFRSRGFPDYEMDWYGAPGGEYAARTEGPDGQYPGSDPELVAKHLFTDRGVDLAILHPMTRGIMPDRHLGTAIASAHNEMMVTRWLDHPEFGERFRGTLRVNPDDIAGALREIDKYRDHPRIVQLGIPLQSREVYGKPQFWPLWEAAVDAGWPVAVHFEVGSGVALPPTPNGLTRTYEQYVGFTALNFLYHLMNMIAEGVFERMPDLKFVWADGAADLLTPFMWRMDCFGRPHLEQTPWAPKMPSDYLPGHVFFVQGALDGPGDVDFAGEWAGFTGKDDMVMYGSSYPHWQLNELTVPDSYTAEQRDKLCWRNAAQLYGIQSPVISVPATAQ from the coding sequence ATGGTGCGTGTCCCCGTGATCGATGCCAGCGTGCACATCTTCTGCCAGTCCAACAAGGACCTCCGGAAGACCTTCCTGCGGGAGCCGTTCCGCAGTCGGGGTTTTCCGGACTACGAGATGGACTGGTACGGCGCGCCCGGCGGTGAGTACGCGGCGCGCACCGAGGGGCCCGACGGCCAGTACCCCGGGTCGGACCCTGAGCTGGTCGCCAAGCACCTGTTCACCGACCGCGGCGTCGACCTCGCGATCCTGCACCCGATGACCCGCGGCATCATGCCCGACCGCCACCTCGGCACCGCGATCGCGTCGGCGCACAACGAGATGATGGTGACGCGCTGGCTCGACCACCCCGAGTTCGGCGAGCGGTTCCGCGGCACACTGCGGGTCAACCCCGACGACATCGCCGGCGCCCTGCGCGAGATCGACAAGTACCGCGACCATCCGAGGATCGTGCAGCTCGGCATTCCGTTGCAGTCCCGCGAGGTGTACGGCAAGCCCCAGTTCTGGCCGCTGTGGGAGGCTGCCGTCGACGCCGGGTGGCCGGTCGCGGTGCATTTCGAGGTCGGCTCCGGTGTCGCGCTGCCCCCGACGCCGAATGGGTTGACCCGTACCTACGAGCAGTACGTCGGCTTCACGGCGCTGAACTTCCTCTATCACCTGATGAACATGATCGCCGAGGGGGTATTCGAGAGGATGCCCGACCTGAAGTTCGTCTGGGCCGACGGCGCCGCGGACCTGCTGACGCCGTTCATGTGGCGGATGGACTGTTTCGGCAGGCCACATCTGGAGCAGACGCCCTGGGCGCCGAAGATGCCGAGCGACTACCTGCCCGGGCACGTGTTCTTCGTGCAGGGCGCCCTCGACGGACCGGGCGACGTCGATTTCGCCGGCGAATGGGCGGGGTTCACCGGCAAGGACGACATGGTGATGTACGGATCGAGCTATCCGCACTGGCAGCTCAACGAACTGACGGTGCCGGACTCCTACACCGCCGAACAGCGCGACAAGTTGTGCTGGCGCAACGCCGCACAGCTGTACGGCATCCAAAGTCCGGTTATTTCCGTCCCGGCTACGGCACAGTAG
- a CDS encoding Rieske (2Fe-2S) protein, whose translation MNNEKTPRLAQGREHVVATVDEIPPGTHKLVPIGRHGVGVYNVNGTFYAIANYCPHEGGPLCSGRARGRNIVDESVPGDAVMVRDQEYIFCPWHQWGFELATGTTAVKPEWSIRTYPVRVVGNDVLVQA comes from the coding sequence ATGAACAACGAGAAGACGCCCCGGTTGGCACAGGGGCGTGAACACGTCGTCGCCACAGTGGACGAGATCCCGCCGGGCACACACAAACTCGTGCCCATCGGACGCCACGGCGTGGGGGTGTACAACGTCAACGGCACCTTCTACGCGATCGCGAACTACTGCCCGCACGAGGGCGGTCCGCTGTGCTCCGGCCGAGCCAGGGGCCGCAACATCGTCGACGAGTCCGTCCCCGGTGACGCCGTCATGGTGCGGGATCAGGAGTACATCTTCTGCCCGTGGCACCAGTGGGGTTTCGAGTTGGCGACCGGGACCACCGCGGTCAAGCCCGAATGGAGTATCCGCACCTATCCTGTCCGGGTCGTCGGCAACGACGTACTCGTCCAGGCCTGA
- a CDS encoding NADH-ubiquinone oxidoreductase-F iron-sulfur binding region domain-containing protein, with translation MSTAMNTELTVAAWPGLTPRLLRAEQGTETLAEYRAEGGYVPLDDPATLLDEVDRSGVLGRGGAAFPLAVKLTTVRSASLRGVDTVLVANGEEGEPASVKDRWLLRNRPHLVLDGLRLAARIIGARHAHVYLSDEHAEGAVQAALAETTPELLDGVTVSVRRVEAGYVAGEETAAVRAINGGPAKPTDKPPRPFEEGVGGLPTAVCNVETLANLPYVHRHGAAGYRGTGTDGSPGTFLATLTGGGIAPGLYELPFGITAGEVIALHGIPAERVRGALMGGYFAGLLDRRVLDSKLDHEALRALGSGLGCGAVSVITDECPVAVGASVLAYYDRENADQCGSCFNGTAAMAAAAEALRDGTADADDLARLERWSQVLRGRGACATLDAACNIAASMLALFADDVARHADNSCSVCAAGLFTARRPFEVEAL, from the coding sequence ATGAGTACCGCCATGAACACGGAACTGACGGTCGCCGCCTGGCCCGGTCTGACCCCGAGGCTGTTGCGCGCGGAGCAGGGTACGGAGACGCTGGCCGAATATCGCGCCGAGGGCGGGTATGTCCCTCTCGACGATCCCGCCACCCTGCTCGACGAGGTCGACCGGTCCGGGGTGCTGGGCCGCGGGGGCGCGGCGTTCCCGCTGGCGGTCAAACTCACCACCGTGCGCAGCGCATCGCTGCGCGGTGTGGACACCGTGCTGGTGGCCAACGGCGAGGAGGGCGAACCGGCGTCGGTGAAGGACCGGTGGCTGTTGCGGAACCGCCCGCATCTGGTGCTGGACGGTCTGAGGCTCGCGGCCCGGATCATCGGCGCCCGTCACGCGCACGTCTACCTCTCGGACGAGCACGCGGAGGGCGCGGTCCAGGCGGCGCTGGCGGAGACGACGCCGGAGCTTCTGGACGGCGTGACCGTCAGTGTGCGGCGGGTCGAGGCGGGCTATGTCGCCGGCGAAGAGACCGCCGCGGTGCGGGCCATCAACGGCGGACCGGCCAAGCCGACCGACAAGCCACCGCGTCCGTTCGAAGAGGGTGTCGGCGGACTTCCCACCGCGGTGTGCAACGTCGAGACCCTGGCGAACCTGCCGTATGTGCATCGTCACGGCGCCGCCGGGTACCGCGGGACCGGCACCGACGGCTCACCTGGCACGTTCCTCGCGACACTGACCGGCGGCGGCATCGCCCCCGGGCTCTATGAGCTGCCCTTCGGCATCACCGCCGGGGAAGTGATTGCGCTACACGGCATTCCCGCCGAGCGCGTTCGCGGTGCGCTGATGGGTGGTTACTTTGCCGGCCTGCTCGACCGGCGCGTACTGGACAGCAAGCTCGACCACGAGGCGCTACGCGCGCTCGGCAGCGGTCTCGGGTGCGGCGCGGTGTCGGTGATCACCGATGAATGCCCGGTGGCCGTCGGCGCGTCCGTGCTCGCCTACTACGACCGCGAGAACGCCGACCAGTGCGGGTCCTGCTTCAACGGCACCGCGGCGATGGCTGCGGCCGCAGAGGCACTGCGCGACGGCACCGCCGACGCCGACGACCTCGCAAGGCTCGAACGGTGGTCGCAGGTGCTTCGCGGACGAGGTGCGTGCGCCACGCTCGACGCGGCGTGCAACATCGCCGCCAGCATGCTGGCGCTGTTCGCCGACGACGTCGCCCGCCACGCCGACAACAGCTGTTCAGTCTGCGCCGCAGGTCTTTTCACCGCCCGGCGTCCCTTCGAGGTGGAGGCACTGTGA
- a CDS encoding amidohydrolase family protein: MTVTANPRVPAAERIAVRCVDSDVHPAPRRGELTQYIPEPWRSKYFLTRKIGEQIYYDAPDYAHSYAMRVDAFPSDGEFACSDPDLAFKQLIMEAGADIAILEPAAYPARIPEAQHAMSCALNDWQANHWLDSHNNWHERWRGSICLAIEEPEHSVAEIERWVGHPYMAQILIKAEPRPSWGNPKYDPIWAAAAKHDIPVSCHLSRSHYDELPMPPVGLPSYNHDFMVTYSLLAANQVMSLIFDGTFDRHPNLRIVFVEHAFTWILPLMWRMDALYEARKSWVEIKRKPSEYVKDHIKFTTQPLDYPEDKTELSRAFEWMECEKILLFSSDYPHWTFDDPRWLVKHLPEHAREAVMFKNGIETYKLPDTVPALEGQVRVF; encoded by the coding sequence ATGACCGTTACCGCCAATCCACGAGTACCTGCCGCCGAACGCATCGCCGTCCGGTGCGTCGACTCCGACGTCCACCCGGCGCCCCGCCGCGGCGAACTGACGCAGTACATCCCCGAACCGTGGCGCAGCAAGTACTTCCTCACCCGCAAGATCGGTGAACAGATCTACTATGACGCTCCCGACTACGCGCACTCGTACGCGATGCGGGTCGACGCGTTTCCGTCCGACGGCGAGTTCGCCTGCAGCGACCCGGATCTGGCGTTCAAGCAGCTGATCATGGAGGCGGGCGCCGACATCGCGATCCTGGAGCCTGCGGCGTACCCGGCACGCATCCCCGAAGCGCAGCACGCGATGTCGTGCGCGCTGAACGACTGGCAGGCCAATCACTGGCTCGACAGTCACAACAACTGGCACGAACGCTGGCGTGGGTCGATCTGCCTGGCGATCGAGGAGCCCGAGCACAGCGTCGCCGAGATCGAGCGCTGGGTCGGGCATCCCTACATGGCGCAGATCCTGATCAAGGCCGAACCCCGGCCGTCCTGGGGCAATCCGAAATACGATCCGATCTGGGCGGCCGCGGCCAAGCACGACATCCCGGTCAGCTGCCATCTGTCGCGCAGCCACTACGACGAACTTCCCATGCCGCCGGTCGGGCTGCCCAGCTACAACCACGATTTCATGGTGACCTACTCGTTGCTGGCGGCGAACCAGGTGATGAGCCTGATCTTCGACGGCACCTTCGACCGGCACCCGAACCTGCGCATCGTGTTCGTCGAGCACGCGTTCACGTGGATCCTGCCGCTCATGTGGCGGATGGACGCGCTCTACGAGGCCCGCAAGTCCTGGGTCGAGATCAAGCGCAAGCCCAGTGAGTACGTCAAGGACCACATCAAGTTCACGACCCAGCCGCTGGACTACCCCGAGGACAAGACCGAGCTGTCGCGGGCGTTCGAGTGGATGGAGTGCGAGAAGATCCTGCTGTTCTCCAGCGACTACCCGCACTGGACGTTCGACGATCCGCGTTGGCTGGTCAAGCACCTGCCCGAGCATGCCCGGGAAGCGGTGATGTTCAAGAACGGCATCGAGACCTACAAGCTGCCGGACACCGTGCCCGCGCTCGAAGGTCAGGTACGGGTTTTCTGA
- a CDS encoding thiolase C-terminal domain-containing protein yields the protein MSRLPLPLLTFDNEFFWTSGADGVLRIQECGDCKSLIHPPQPVCRYCHSHNMGPREVSGRAVLSAFTVNHRFSIPGLEAPYVVAQVAIEEDPRVRLTTNIVDCDPDELELGRVVEVVFEQNEDVWLPLFRPTAEPETAALPDDEIAPQDFPKFVRPMLTTEKFEDAAAITGIGASRMGRRLMVSPLSLTVEACEKAIADAGLTLADVDGLSTYPAMDAMGMGEGGCTVLEGALGIRPTWINGGMDTFGPGGSLIAAVMAVATGMARHVLCFRTLWEATFNQLMKEGRAFPPGGARANSWQAPFGATSAAHTLALNAQRHFHRYGTTKETLGWIALNQRANAALNPTAIYRDPMTMEDYLNARPITTPFGLYDCDVPCDGAVAVIVSAVDAAADAPKPPVFFEAVGTQIIERTDWDQTTLTHEPQVLGQAAHLWTRTSLRPADVDVAELYDGFTFNCLSWLEALGFCGIGESKDFLDGGHAIARDGVIPLNTHGGQLSHGRTHGMGLVHEAVSQLRGEAGDRQVADARVAVVSSGGLTPSGVMLLRTGA from the coding sequence ATGAGCAGACTTCCCCTGCCACTGTTGACGTTCGACAACGAGTTCTTCTGGACCTCCGGCGCGGACGGCGTCCTGCGCATCCAGGAGTGTGGCGACTGCAAGTCGCTGATCCATCCCCCGCAGCCGGTGTGCCGCTACTGCCACAGCCACAACATGGGCCCCCGGGAGGTGTCCGGACGGGCGGTGCTGTCGGCGTTCACCGTCAATCACCGGTTCTCCATTCCCGGCTTGGAGGCGCCCTATGTGGTCGCGCAGGTCGCGATCGAAGAGGATCCGCGGGTTCGGTTGACCACCAACATCGTTGACTGCGACCCCGACGAGCTCGAGCTCGGTCGCGTGGTGGAGGTGGTCTTCGAGCAGAACGAGGACGTGTGGCTGCCGCTGTTCAGGCCGACCGCCGAGCCCGAGACCGCTGCGCTGCCCGACGACGAGATCGCTCCGCAGGACTTCCCGAAGTTCGTCCGTCCGATGTTGACGACCGAGAAGTTCGAGGACGCCGCCGCGATCACCGGTATCGGTGCCTCCAGGATGGGCCGCCGTCTGATGGTTTCGCCGTTGTCGTTGACGGTGGAAGCGTGTGAGAAGGCGATCGCCGACGCCGGTCTGACCCTGGCCGATGTCGACGGGCTCTCGACCTATCCCGCGATGGACGCGATGGGCATGGGTGAGGGCGGTTGCACGGTTCTCGAAGGCGCGCTGGGTATCCGGCCCACGTGGATCAACGGCGGGATGGACACCTTCGGGCCGGGCGGCTCGTTGATCGCGGCGGTGATGGCGGTCGCGACCGGCATGGCCCGCCACGTGCTGTGCTTCCGCACCCTGTGGGAGGCCACGTTCAACCAGCTGATGAAGGAGGGCAGGGCCTTCCCGCCCGGCGGCGCCCGGGCCAACAGCTGGCAGGCTCCCTTCGGCGCCACGTCGGCGGCACACACGTTGGCCCTCAACGCGCAGCGGCACTTTCACCGCTACGGCACCACGAAGGAGACGCTCGGCTGGATCGCGCTGAATCAGCGTGCCAACGCCGCGCTCAATCCGACCGCGATCTACCGCGATCCGATGACGATGGAGGACTATCTCAACGCGCGGCCGATCACGACCCCGTTCGGGCTCTACGACTGCGACGTGCCGTGTGACGGCGCGGTTGCGGTGATCGTCTCGGCGGTCGACGCGGCCGCCGACGCACCGAAACCCCCGGTGTTCTTCGAGGCGGTGGGCACCCAGATCATTGAACGCACCGACTGGGACCAGACCACGCTGACCCATGAGCCGCAGGTGCTGGGTCAGGCTGCCCACCTCTGGACGCGAACCTCGTTGCGGCCGGCTGACGTCGACGTCGCCGAGCTCTATGACGGGTTCACGTTCAACTGCCTGTCGTGGTTGGAGGCTCTCGGCTTCTGCGGGATCGGGGAGTCCAAGGACTTCCTCGACGGTGGACATGCGATTGCGCGCGACGGCGTGATCCCGCTCAACACCCACGGTGGACAGCTCTCCCACGGCCGCACGCACGGCATGGGTCTGGTCCACGAAGCGGTGTCCCAGTTGCGCGGCGAAGCCGGTGACCGACAGGTCGCCGACGCGCGGGTGGCCGTCGTCAGCAGTGGCGGGCTCACGCCCAGCGGCGTCATGCTGCTGCGGACCGGCGCGTGA
- a CDS encoding acyl-CoA dehydrogenase family protein, with translation MLLEFDADQRLWQETVRDAVSKQCPASLIRGIAENGVDPAPLWNSYLDAGWTELTDPENAVELAIVLEELGRATDPTPFLATLTQFAPLVGDRFDSGGSGAAVYSGISAIRDAEGWVLTGTDRFVLDGDRADRLAVVTPAGVFCVEGSAVSTRRVDVFDPVLHVAEVSFPGVHVAESDRLAVDTERAHHVALMGMAITTVGACQRILDLVLEHAKSRQQFGVAIGTFQAVQHKATDMYVAIERARALSYFAALTIAADDPRRRLAAAMAKASAGECQALVFKHGIQLFGAMGFTWENDLQFALKRAKAGELLLGGAAEHRAIIAEEYGRDL, from the coding sequence GTGTTACTCGAGTTCGATGCTGATCAGCGGTTGTGGCAGGAGACCGTGCGCGACGCGGTGTCCAAACAGTGCCCCGCGTCGCTGATCCGCGGTATCGCGGAGAACGGGGTGGATCCGGCTCCGCTGTGGAACAGCTATCTCGACGCCGGCTGGACGGAGCTGACCGATCCGGAGAACGCGGTCGAGTTGGCCATCGTGCTCGAAGAGCTCGGACGCGCGACCGATCCCACACCGTTCCTCGCGACGCTGACCCAGTTCGCACCGCTGGTCGGTGACCGGTTCGACTCCGGCGGGTCCGGGGCCGCCGTCTACTCGGGGATCTCCGCGATCCGCGACGCCGAGGGCTGGGTGCTCACCGGGACTGACCGATTCGTGCTCGACGGCGACCGTGCCGACCGGCTCGCCGTGGTGACCCCGGCCGGGGTCTTCTGTGTGGAGGGCAGTGCCGTCTCCACGCGCCGCGTCGACGTGTTCGACCCGGTGCTGCACGTCGCCGAGGTGTCCTTCCCCGGCGTACACGTCGCCGAATCGGACCGGTTGGCCGTCGACACCGAGCGCGCGCACCACGTCGCGCTGATGGGGATGGCCATCACCACGGTCGGGGCCTGCCAGCGCATCCTGGACCTCGTCCTCGAACACGCGAAGAGCCGTCAGCAGTTCGGCGTCGCGATCGGCACCTTCCAGGCGGTGCAGCACAAGGCGACCGACATGTACGTCGCAATCGAACGCGCCAGGGCGCTGTCGTACTTCGCCGCCCTGACCATCGCCGCCGACGATCCGCGCAGACGGCTGGCCGCCGCGATGGCGAAGGCGTCGGCAGGGGAGTGCCAGGCGCTGGTGTTCAAACACGGCATCCAACTCTTCGGGGCCATGGGCTTCACCTGGGAGAACGACCTACAGTTCGCGCTGAAACGGGCCAAGGCCGGGGAGCTGCTGCTCGGCGGTGCGGCCGAGCACCGCGCGATCATCGCCGAGGAATACGGAAGGGACCTGTAA
- a CDS encoding ferredoxin, which yields MRIKLDRTLCDGFGICAKHAPEYFSLDDWGYAVLVGDGIIPEEDHDAVQRALMDCPVHAILNIGERRPDQTPIQPLREPDLEQLKTEDNEAEWGFTR from the coding sequence ATGCGTATCAAGCTCGACAGGACGCTGTGTGACGGCTTCGGGATCTGCGCGAAGCACGCCCCGGAGTACTTCTCACTGGACGACTGGGGCTACGCGGTTCTGGTCGGCGACGGGATCATCCCGGAGGAAGACCACGACGCAGTGCAGCGCGCGCTGATGGACTGCCCGGTGCACGCCATCCTGAACATCGGGGAACGCCGCCCCGACCAGACACCGATCCAGCCGCTGCGCGAGCCGGATCTCGAGCAGCTGAAGACCGAAGACAACGAAGCGGAGTGGGGCTTTACCCGATGA
- a CDS encoding alpha/beta hydrolase, with translation MTAGAGVPRPRVVLVDGVPMSALAVQVPDPRGVIVAIHGGATSSAYFDCPGRPELSLLRAAGAAGFTAIALDRPGYGSSAVYAGEFADPGRRVAAAAGTIDKILGDSDRGAGLFLLGHSAGCELTLRMATGRDDVVGVELSGTGLRYTPQARDIIRDATVTSRPAGLRDLLWTPTDLYPAEVLTGALSAPGVAYEGDVTAHWAGRDFPGLAERLTTPIQFSVADNEKVWQSSPEALAAIAALFSASPRVRINRMNDSGHNLSVGLTAGDYHRNVLSFTEECISDAPGRDREEVEAS, from the coding sequence GTGACCGCAGGCGCAGGGGTCCCGCGCCCGCGTGTCGTCCTCGTCGACGGCGTTCCGATGTCGGCGCTGGCCGTGCAGGTGCCGGATCCGCGCGGGGTCATCGTGGCGATTCACGGTGGCGCGACGTCGTCGGCATACTTCGATTGCCCGGGGCGTCCAGAGCTGTCGCTGTTGCGTGCAGCCGGCGCAGCGGGTTTCACGGCCATCGCGTTGGATCGGCCCGGCTACGGTTCCTCGGCGGTGTATGCCGGGGAGTTCGCCGATCCCGGGCGACGGGTCGCCGCCGCGGCCGGGACGATCGACAAGATCCTCGGCGACAGCGACCGAGGCGCCGGACTGTTCCTGCTCGGTCATTCCGCCGGTTGTGAGCTCACGCTGCGGATGGCGACGGGGCGGGACGACGTCGTCGGCGTCGAACTTTCCGGCACCGGACTGCGCTACACGCCGCAGGCCCGCGACATCATTCGCGACGCGACGGTCACGTCGCGGCCGGCCGGGCTCCGCGATCTGCTCTGGACGCCCACTGACCTCTACCCCGCCGAGGTGCTGACCGGCGCGTTGTCGGCTCCGGGGGTGGCCTATGAGGGGGACGTGACCGCGCATTGGGCCGGGCGAGATTTTCCGGGCCTCGCCGAACGGCTGACCACACCGATCCAGTTCAGTGTCGCCGACAACGAGAAGGTCTGGCAGTCCTCGCCGGAGGCCCTCGCGGCGATCGCGGCGTTGTTCAGCGCGTCGCCGCGGGTGCGTATCAACCGGATGAACGACAGCGGACACAACCTCAGCGTCGGCCTGACCGCGGGTGATTACCACCGAAACGTGTTGTCGTTCACCGAAGAATGTATATCCGACGCGCCCGGGCGCGATCGGGAGGAAGTGGAGGCGAGCTGA